From a single Saimiri boliviensis isolate mSaiBol1 chromosome 15, mSaiBol1.pri, whole genome shotgun sequence genomic region:
- the GPIHBP1 gene encoding glycosylphosphatidylinositol-anchored high density lipoprotein-binding protein 1 isoform X4, with translation MKALGPVLLVLLLCGRPGRGQAQQKEEEEEEEEDYRPDSYDEEDEDEAEEETNRLPGGRDRVLLRCYTCQSLPRDERCNLTQNCWHGQTCTTLIAHGNTESGLLTTHSTWCADSCQPFTKTVEGTQMTMTCCQSSLCNVPPWQSSQVQDPLGKGADSPRDSSKTVGTALLPTLLPTLLAGLGAIEAGRP, from the exons ATGAAGGCGCTCGGACCTGTCCTGCTTGTCCTGCTGCTATGTGGGCGGCCAG GGAGAGGGCAGGCacagcagaaggaggaggaggaggaggaggaggaggactacAGGCCAGACAGTTACGACGAGGAAGATGAGGACGAGGCGGAAGAGGAGACCAACAGGCTCCCTGGTGGCAGGGACAGAG TGCTGCTGCGGTGCTACACCTGCCAGTCCCTGCCCAGGGACGAGCGCTGTAACCTGACACAGAACTGCTGGCATGGCCAGACCTGCACCACCCTCATTGCCCACGGGAACACTG aGTCAGGCCTCCTGACCACCCACTCCACCTGGTGTGCAGACAGCTGCCAGCCCTTCACCAAGACGGTCGAGGGGACCCAGATGACCATGACCTGCTGCCAGTCCAGCCTGTGCAACGTCCCGCCCTGGCAGAGCTCCCAAGTCCAGGACCCACTGGGCAAGGGAGCAGACAGCCCCCGGGACAGCTCCAAAACTGTGGGCACGGCCCTCCTGCCCACCCTCCTGCCCACCCTCCTCGCCGGTCTTGGTGCAATAGAGGCTGGGAGACCCTGA
- the GPIHBP1 gene encoding glycosylphosphatidylinositol-anchored high density lipoprotein-binding protein 1 isoform X2, with amino-acid sequence MFRLDPGSGLPSNPGRCPTPLLHWGEGRRRAWTLPSASSPRGSASALVEGVGSGRGLGVPSLSQSSRLSHKARRQVRLMAFPAGGRGSRLSSSGKLSTGRKQEEHCRQREQQGQKLEVEVRGSREASGPASTLQSGLQSPTQGLRVRDTAASGEMKALGPVLLVLLLCGRPGRGQAQQKEEEEEEEEDYRPDSYDEEDEDEAEEETNRLPGGRDRVLLRCYTCQSLPRDERCNLTQNCWHGQTCTTLIAHGNTDSCQPFTKTVEGTQMTMTCCQSSLCNVPPWQSSQVQDPLGKGADSPRDSSKTVGTALLPTLLPTLLAGLGAIEAGRP; translated from the exons ATGTTCAGGCTTGACCCTGGCTCCGGGCTCCCGTCCAACCCTGGCCGCTGCCCCACCCCTCTGCTGCACTGGGGAGAGGGGCGGCGCAGAGCCTGGACTCTACCCTCTGCATCATCCCCTAGGGGCTCTGCATCCGCTTTGGTGGAGGGGGTTGGTTCAGGGAGAGGCCTGGGGGTGCCAAGCCTCTCCCAGAGCAGCCGTCTCTCACACAAGGCCAGAAGGCAGGTGAGGCTGATGGCTTTCCCAGCTGGAGGCCGAGGGAGCAGGCTCAGCAGCTCTGGAAAGCTCTCCACAGGACGCAAGCAGGAAGAGCACTgcagacagagggaacagcaggggcaaaagctggaagtggAAGTGAGGGGCAGCCGGGAGGCCTCGGGCCCAGCAAGCACACTGCAGAGTGGG CTCCAGAGCCCCACTCAAGGACTCAGAGTCAGGGACACAGCAGCGTCCGGCGAGATGAAGGCGCTCGGACCTGTCCTGCTTGTCCTGCTGCTATGTGGGCGGCCAG GGAGAGGGCAGGCacagcagaaggaggaggaggaggaggaggaggaggactacAGGCCAGACAGTTACGACGAGGAAGATGAGGACGAGGCGGAAGAGGAGACCAACAGGCTCCCTGGTGGCAGGGACAGAG TGCTGCTGCGGTGCTACACCTGCCAGTCCCTGCCCAGGGACGAGCGCTGTAACCTGACACAGAACTGCTGGCATGGCCAGACCTGCACCACCCTCATTGCCCACGGGAACACTG ACAGCTGCCAGCCCTTCACCAAGACGGTCGAGGGGACCCAGATGACCATGACCTGCTGCCAGTCCAGCCTGTGCAACGTCCCGCCCTGGCAGAGCTCCCAAGTCCAGGACCCACTGGGCAAGGGAGCAGACAGCCCCCGGGACAGCTCCAAAACTGTGGGCACGGCCCTCCTGCCCACCCTCCTGCCCACCCTCCTCGCCGGTCTTGGTGCAATAGAGGCTGGGAGACCCTGA
- the GPIHBP1 gene encoding glycosylphosphatidylinositol-anchored high density lipoprotein-binding protein 1 isoform X3 yields the protein MFRLDPGSGLPSNPGRCPTPLLHWGEGRRRAWTLPSASSPRGSASALVEGVGSGRGLGVPSLSQSSRLSHKARRQLQSPTQGLRVRDTAASGEMKALGPVLLVLLLCGRPGRGQAQQKEEEEEEEEDYRPDSYDEEDEDEAEEETNRLPGGRDRVLLRCYTCQSLPRDERCNLTQNCWHGQTCTTLIAHGNTESGLLTTHSTWCADSCQPFTKTVEGTQMTMTCCQSSLCNVPPWQSSQVQDPLGKGADSPRDSSKTVGTALLPTLLPTLLAGLGAIEAGRP from the exons ATGTTCAGGCTTGACCCTGGCTCCGGGCTCCCGTCCAACCCTGGCCGCTGCCCCACCCCTCTGCTGCACTGGGGAGAGGGGCGGCGCAGAGCCTGGACTCTACCCTCTGCATCATCCCCTAGGGGCTCTGCATCCGCTTTGGTGGAGGGGGTTGGTTCAGGGAGAGGCCTGGGGGTGCCAAGCCTCTCCCAGAGCAGCCGTCTCTCACACAAGGCCAGAAGGCAG CTCCAGAGCCCCACTCAAGGACTCAGAGTCAGGGACACAGCAGCGTCCGGCGAGATGAAGGCGCTCGGACCTGTCCTGCTTGTCCTGCTGCTATGTGGGCGGCCAG GGAGAGGGCAGGCacagcagaaggaggaggaggaggaggaggaggaggactacAGGCCAGACAGTTACGACGAGGAAGATGAGGACGAGGCGGAAGAGGAGACCAACAGGCTCCCTGGTGGCAGGGACAGAG TGCTGCTGCGGTGCTACACCTGCCAGTCCCTGCCCAGGGACGAGCGCTGTAACCTGACACAGAACTGCTGGCATGGCCAGACCTGCACCACCCTCATTGCCCACGGGAACACTG aGTCAGGCCTCCTGACCACCCACTCCACCTGGTGTGCAGACAGCTGCCAGCCCTTCACCAAGACGGTCGAGGGGACCCAGATGACCATGACCTGCTGCCAGTCCAGCCTGTGCAACGTCCCGCCCTGGCAGAGCTCCCAAGTCCAGGACCCACTGGGCAAGGGAGCAGACAGCCCCCGGGACAGCTCCAAAACTGTGGGCACGGCCCTCCTGCCCACCCTCCTGCCCACCCTCCTCGCCGGTCTTGGTGCAATAGAGGCTGGGAGACCCTGA
- the GPIHBP1 gene encoding glycosylphosphatidylinositol-anchored high density lipoprotein-binding protein 1 isoform X1 translates to MFRLDPGSGLPSNPGRCPTPLLHWGEGRRRAWTLPSASSPRGSASALVEGVGSGRGLGVPSLSQSSRLSHKARRQVRLMAFPAGGRGSRLSSSGKLSTGRKQEEHCRQREQQGQKLEVEVRGSREASGPASTLQSGLQSPTQGLRVRDTAASGEMKALGPVLLVLLLCGRPGRGQAQQKEEEEEEEEDYRPDSYDEEDEDEAEEETNRLPGGRDRVLLRCYTCQSLPRDERCNLTQNCWHGQTCTTLIAHGNTESGLLTTHSTWCADSCQPFTKTVEGTQMTMTCCQSSLCNVPPWQSSQVQDPLGKGADSPRDSSKTVGTALLPTLLPTLLAGLGAIEAGRP, encoded by the exons ATGTTCAGGCTTGACCCTGGCTCCGGGCTCCCGTCCAACCCTGGCCGCTGCCCCACCCCTCTGCTGCACTGGGGAGAGGGGCGGCGCAGAGCCTGGACTCTACCCTCTGCATCATCCCCTAGGGGCTCTGCATCCGCTTTGGTGGAGGGGGTTGGTTCAGGGAGAGGCCTGGGGGTGCCAAGCCTCTCCCAGAGCAGCCGTCTCTCACACAAGGCCAGAAGGCAGGTGAGGCTGATGGCTTTCCCAGCTGGAGGCCGAGGGAGCAGGCTCAGCAGCTCTGGAAAGCTCTCCACAGGACGCAAGCAGGAAGAGCACTgcagacagagggaacagcaggggcaaaagctggaagtggAAGTGAGGGGCAGCCGGGAGGCCTCGGGCCCAGCAAGCACACTGCAGAGTGGG CTCCAGAGCCCCACTCAAGGACTCAGAGTCAGGGACACAGCAGCGTCCGGCGAGATGAAGGCGCTCGGACCTGTCCTGCTTGTCCTGCTGCTATGTGGGCGGCCAG GGAGAGGGCAGGCacagcagaaggaggaggaggaggaggaggaggaggactacAGGCCAGACAGTTACGACGAGGAAGATGAGGACGAGGCGGAAGAGGAGACCAACAGGCTCCCTGGTGGCAGGGACAGAG TGCTGCTGCGGTGCTACACCTGCCAGTCCCTGCCCAGGGACGAGCGCTGTAACCTGACACAGAACTGCTGGCATGGCCAGACCTGCACCACCCTCATTGCCCACGGGAACACTG aGTCAGGCCTCCTGACCACCCACTCCACCTGGTGTGCAGACAGCTGCCAGCCCTTCACCAAGACGGTCGAGGGGACCCAGATGACCATGACCTGCTGCCAGTCCAGCCTGTGCAACGTCCCGCCCTGGCAGAGCTCCCAAGTCCAGGACCCACTGGGCAAGGGAGCAGACAGCCCCCGGGACAGCTCCAAAACTGTGGGCACGGCCCTCCTGCCCACCCTCCTGCCCACCCTCCTCGCCGGTCTTGGTGCAATAGAGGCTGGGAGACCCTGA